From the genome of Ziziphus jujuba cultivar Dongzao chromosome 4, ASM3175591v1:
AAAGAATTCTCATCCAAATGAAGCTCCTCCAAACTATTTAAATGCCACAAGTCCTCTGGTAAGTTAAGAAGGCTTTTACAACCACCAAGTCTAAGAACTTTAAGAGATTTCAAACCACTTATGCTTGTTGGAAGACTTTCTAGACGATAGCAATTACCCAGGTCCAGTAAAGTAAGCCTTGTAAGAAGTGTGATGGATGGGTGAATCTCCACCAGTTCAGAGCAGCCCCAAAGAATCAATTCCTCTAGATTTGGAACCACCTTGAAATCTTctaattttgtaatattttccGAACCAGATAGGTTAATGATTTTCAAATTGTATAAAGGCTGTTGTATCAAATAATGAGAGaagatttaattatttctttaatatatatatatatatatgtattgtaaaCTAGAGGTTCTAATGTTACCGTGGTAGTGCTGTTCCATAGTTGTTCGATCTTGCTCCACAACAAAATCAATTGAACAAGTAGATCTGGTTGGAAACTTGATGGAAAACTTCTGAAAGGAAATCCATCCCACTTAAGAATCCTTAACTCATTAGAAAGATATGCAATTGGTGTGAAATCATAATTTATCCGGGAGTAGTAAAGATTGAGCAATCGCAGTTTCTTCATACTTGACAAGGCTTCACAACGGAACGTGTTTTGTGCTTCTTCAGAACCACATACTATGGCTTCCACCTCTTCTGCGCCCTGATAGTTGAGATCAAAAAACACAAAGTGAGATGCAATATACTAGAGTTCTCTCAGCCAATAAAACACACACATACAAAAACATGTTGGGTAACTCTAACATGCAAATTGAAAAGGGCTTAAATGAACAGaccaaaagcaaaaaataaaaaacaaataagggCTTAAAAGCATTTTGTTTCAACCTCGTATTTAACAAACTAAAATCAAGTCATCCAAGATTACTATtcggaaaaaaaattaattgcaaaaacaaaaaatgaagataaaattTGATCACAGAAAATTCTATCATGACTAAATTGGTGAGAGAACACATTTGAAAGATATGCAACGGTAAAAGAACTTTTCTCCTATAATGCGAgtcaataaaaatatgaaatcttAGTTTCTTCATCTTTGACAAAGTTTCCGAACTGAATATCTCTGGTGGGTTTATAAAATGACATTGTATACCTTCAACTTCTTCTCTGCAATAGTAGTCAAGATCAAAACACACAAGTGAAACACAATATATAAGAGTTTTcacatctacatatatatatatatatatatacacacacacacacacgatcCATTCATGCCTAaccaaaagataaaaagaaatttctACATATGCATGCCAACTGAAAAGGACTTACAAAATACCTGATCTTATAAAATTCAACCATAACTAAATTTATAGAATTGATGTGTtacatatgaaataaaaatgtCAGAAATCAATAGTTTATTCAGCAAGTTTCTTACCATGTTACTATTTAAAACTTGAAATAAATCTTTGTGATTCCATAACCTACTCCATCTTCCTGGTTGATGGCGAGATTTTTCTCGAACAATTTCCATGCCCATTTCTTGCAGCAAGTCATGCATCCGAAGACTGTTATGAACAGGATCATTGTGTAGGAGAGATTTATCAATAAGAGTTCTTATCCCTATTATTGGATAGAAACCACAGCTATCCATAGTTTGGATAATATTATCTTTATTAGCTCCATTGAAGAAACATGCAATatctagaaaaatatttttctctgtTTCCTCAAGAGCTTCAAAAgatattttaagtattttaacaattttcttttctggATACTCTTTTAGTCTATCCAAAGCACTTTTCCATTCATCTATTTCCTTGCCACATAAAAAGGAACCTAGTACTTTTAGAGCTAACGGAAGACCCTTCGCAGGTTCCATCGCTTGTTTAGACAGCTCTATGTAATTCTCCGGAGGACGAATACTTTTGAATGCTTTCCAGGAAAACAGTTGAAGACCTTCATTGTCATTTAAATGCTCAGGTCTATATATTCCACACTCTTTATATGTACTTGTAAGCAAACTTTCATCTCTAGTTGTTATAAGTATTCTACTTCCAGAGCCAAACCAACTATCTTTCCCAGCTAAGGCTTCTAATTGATCCAATTCGCTCACATCATCAAGAATAATAAGAACTTTTTTGTGGCATAATCTCTTGCTTATAATTCTTTTTCCATCATCAACATCCcttatttttttaggaaaacCATTTAGAGTATCAGAAAGCAGATCATTTTGCAAATGCACAAGgccatcttctttcttttcacaAACTTCTCTAATATTTGCAAGAAAACTGCTGCTATCAAATTTAGAAGACTTCCATTCATGATAAGTTCTGGCAAGAGTTGTCTTCCCTATACCACCCATCTGACAAATTCCAATAAAGCGGACAGCATTTGATGATGAAGTACAAACAAAATTATTCAATTTCTTCAGTCGTGAATCCATGCCAAAAAGGTCTTCTGAAATATCAAAATCTTCCTCAGAATTTTTTAACGGTGCAACACCAAGTTGTCTTGATACCTCTTGAATGAACTTTTGAATAAATTGTGCTTCGTCCCTTAAAATTCAAACATGGAAACTATAGTAATTAGGTGAAAGCAAAGTTTATAAATGTAATtactctaattatatatatatatatatatatatatatatatatatatatatatattaatttgtatagaattttgtattttgttaattatttctcatattatatataatggatGACATGTATGTTAAAACGACAAGTCAACACTtcaccaaataaa
Proteins encoded in this window:
- the LOC107434914 gene encoding disease resistance protein RUN1-like; this encodes MKRSYSSASDSSSSSSKPRIEYEMFLSFRGEDTRNSFTSHLYKALCDKGIYTFKDNQLPRGQSISPELLKAIESSQCSVIVLSENYASSSWCLDELVKILECKKDHKQIVLPIFYHVDPSDVRKQKGSIGEAFKRHESSYSTEKLQRWRDALTQVANLSGDPLHDGDEAQFIQKFIQEVSRQLGVAPLKNSEEDFDISEDLFGMDSRLKKLNNFVCTSSSNAVRFIGICQMGGIGKTTLARTYHEWKSSKFDSSSFLANIREVCEKKEDGLVHLQNDLLSDTLNGFPKKIRDVDDGKRIISKRLCHKKVLIILDDVSELDQLEALAGKDSWFGSGSRILITTRDESLLTSTYKECGIYRPEHLNDNEGLQLFSWKAFKSIRPPENYIELSKQAMEPAKGLPLALKVLGSFLCGKEIDEWKSALDRLKEYPEKKIVKILKISFEALEETEKNIFLDIACFFNGANKDNIIQTMDSCGFYPIIGIRTLIDKSLLHNDPVHNSLRMHDLLQEMGMEIVREKSRHQPGRWSRLWNHKDLFQVLNSNMGAEEVEAIVCGSEEAQNTFRCEALSSMKKLRLLNLYYSRINYDFTPIAYLSNELRILKWDGFPFRSFPSSFQPDLLVQLILLWSKIEQLWNSTTTPLYNLKIINLSGSENITKLEDFKVVPNLEELILWGCSELVEIHPSITLLTRLTLLDLGNCYRLESLPTSISGLKSLKVLRLGGCKSLLNLPEDLWHLNSLEELHLDENSLLDSESGEATFSIIVGKGFNSLKRLDLSNCSLGDRAILEDFGCLASLEELDLCQNNFSSLPTSMNQLSKLRILDLTSCFNLKSLGPWLPSSLEWVRVDMCFSLETFLDPLNDQYRNLRCSAICYGCDELVRRQGSKKTAYVSLKRYLQNPPNPSKIFSIYLSGKEIPTWFTQQRLGGRSISIKVDPNWCSSKWMGFAFSVISPVSDFVISVKIYVQDLEFHQLVQCFNPDFLLRGIGYKGHLGLVYLPRDRCFHTKWQNNVSALEFTFNFKYGYENVEDEYRCGVRLVYEQDIQDLNLHNEDEDEDE